In Pelosinus sp. UFO1, one genomic interval encodes:
- a CDS encoding helix-turn-helix transcriptional regulator: MEGEYIIQLTMRQTHILEIIQSLGPITGNQIAEKLNLSRAALRSDLAILTMSKLIGAKPKVGYYFIGQDLQKLKTMSFDTILVGDTHSLPIVVKENSSVYDAIVTLFIEDVGTIFVVSEGNFLEGAISRKDLLKAAMGGKNNNELPVSIIMTRMPKIILTTPEESVLSAAQKLLYHQVDALPVVKSVKEGVNTKFQVVGRFTKTNIARLFVQLAES; the protein is encoded by the coding sequence TTGGAAGGTGAATATATTATACAACTTACAATGCGACAGACTCATATTTTAGAAATAATCCAGTCTCTCGGCCCTATTACGGGTAACCAAATTGCAGAAAAACTTAACCTTAGTCGGGCTGCATTACGCTCAGATTTGGCCATTTTAACAATGTCTAAATTAATCGGTGCAAAACCTAAAGTAGGCTATTACTTTATAGGCCAAGATCTGCAGAAACTAAAAACGATGTCTTTTGATACCATCCTTGTAGGGGATACTCATTCCTTACCCATTGTGGTGAAAGAGAATAGTTCTGTTTATGATGCTATCGTCACTTTATTTATTGAAGACGTAGGCACTATTTTCGTTGTTTCGGAAGGAAATTTTCTTGAGGGTGCAATCTCTAGAAAAGATTTGTTAAAGGCTGCAATGGGCGGAAAAAATAATAATGAACTTCCTGTTAGTATCATTATGACACGAATGCCTAAGATTATTTTGACTACACCAGAAGAATCAGTATTGTCAGCAGCGCAAAAACTTTTATACCATCAAGTGGATGCATTACCAGTGGTAAAATCGGTAAAGGAGGGTGTAAATACAAAATTTCAAGTTGTTGGTCGTTTTACCAAGACGAATATTGCACGTCTTTTTGTCCAATTAGCAGAAAGCTAA
- a CDS encoding universal stress protein, whose amino-acid sequence MNQSRFQKILVPLDGSKNAFRALSCACDLAESSNGTIELLYVLLLSKEVASTHINNISVPDSVINDLQENGQNILKMGLQQIPSSINVTYSLELGSPSEKIIEISQNNKTDLIVMGSRGLGVLKGILVGSVSSYVVHHSQCPVMVVK is encoded by the coding sequence ATGAATCAGTCCCGCTTTCAAAAAATTCTCGTACCCCTAGATGGCTCTAAAAACGCCTTCAGAGCATTATCCTGTGCCTGTGACTTAGCTGAATCTTCTAATGGCACCATAGAACTGCTCTATGTCCTGCTTCTTTCTAAAGAAGTAGCGTCTACTCATATCAATAATATTTCAGTTCCTGATAGTGTAATTAATGATCTCCAAGAAAATGGTCAAAATATTTTAAAAATGGGTTTACAGCAAATCCCCTCTTCCATAAATGTAACCTATTCACTTGAACTAGGCTCCCCTTCCGAAAAAATTATTGAGATTTCCCAAAATAACAAAACTGACTTAATTGTTATGGGCAGCCGAGGCTTAGGAGTGCTTAAGGGAATATTAGTGGGAAGTGTCAGCAGTTATGTCGTTCATCATTCCCAATGCCCTGTTATGGTAGTAAAATAA
- the ppdK gene encoding pyruvate, phosphate dikinase codes for MKKFVYLFNQGCAEMRSLLGGKGANLAEMTNIGLPVPPGMTITTAACKEYYQNNKKLPATIIEEVRQNLAHLEQAIGKKLGDEVNPLLVSVRSGAVFSMPGMMDTILNLGLNEKTVQALAKNTNNLSFAYDSYRRFIQMFGDVVLEIHKHDFEQLLSEHKKKQGVTYDQEMSAETLRAVIDSYKGLVLERTGSPFPEDPVEQLFLSIEAVFRSWNNDRAFIYRNLNKIDHELGTAVNIQSMVFGNMGNDCGTGVAFTRNPSTGENLLYGEYLTNAQGEDVVAGIRTPQPIAKLAEEMPTVYAQFAKIANILETHYKNVQDIEFTIEKGTLYILQTRNGKRTAQAGIKIAHDLAAEGLISKQDALLLIEPSQLDQLLHRQIDPEAKLDIMATGLPASPGAASGTVVFDANHAEELGKKGQKVMLVRTETTPDDIHGIIAAQGILTSRGGMTSHAAVVARGMGKPCVCGCEAIKINYHTKTFVIGQTIVNEGDLISIDGTTGRVMLGLVPMKDPELSLEYLTLLDWADKCKLLEVRANADNPADAKRALDFGAKGIGLTRTEHMFMGQDRLPFVQDMILAENFEERSKALSHLLPMQEEDFYGILKVMAGYPVCIRLLDPPLHEFLPSMNELLIETTKLQMAGENMQLLAEKEGLLRKVRTLHESNPMLGHRGCRLGITFPEIYEMQIQAICNAAARLTLEGYTILPEIEIPLTIGIAEMNFFKEKIDSIAKATMDKHKVNFHYTSGTMIELPRAALLAGELAESAEFFSFGTNDLTQTCLGFSRDDAEGKFLNDYLEMKILADNPFITLDQKGVGKLMEMAVENGRKTRPDLLIGICGEHGGEARSIAFCHQIGLDFVSCSPYRVPIARLAAAQAAISKGETYGTK; via the coding sequence ATGAAAAAATTCGTATACTTATTTAACCAAGGTTGCGCTGAAATGCGTTCACTACTCGGAGGCAAAGGAGCCAACTTAGCAGAAATGACTAATATTGGTCTACCCGTGCCGCCGGGCATGACGATCACCACTGCTGCTTGCAAGGAATATTATCAAAACAATAAGAAGCTCCCTGCCACTATCATAGAAGAGGTGCGCCAAAATTTGGCGCACCTAGAGCAAGCCATCGGTAAAAAGTTAGGGGATGAAGTTAATCCCCTATTAGTTTCTGTCCGCTCTGGAGCAGTATTCTCTATGCCTGGCATGATGGATACGATCTTAAATCTTGGTTTAAATGAAAAAACGGTACAAGCCCTCGCTAAAAATACGAATAATCTCTCCTTTGCTTATGATTCTTATCGCCGATTTATTCAAATGTTTGGTGATGTTGTACTAGAAATTCATAAACATGACTTTGAGCAACTTCTGTCGGAGCACAAGAAAAAACAGGGTGTTACTTATGACCAAGAAATGTCTGCCGAAACGTTGCGGGCTGTAATTGATAGTTATAAAGGTTTGGTCTTAGAGCGGACAGGCTCTCCTTTCCCTGAAGATCCTGTTGAGCAGTTATTCCTATCAATTGAAGCCGTATTCCGTTCTTGGAATAACGATCGCGCCTTCATCTATCGGAATTTAAATAAAATTGACCACGAATTAGGCACAGCTGTAAACATTCAATCTATGGTTTTTGGTAATATGGGTAATGACTGCGGTACAGGTGTAGCCTTTACTAGGAACCCTTCTACTGGGGAAAATTTGCTATATGGAGAATACCTAACAAATGCCCAAGGAGAAGACGTAGTCGCTGGCATTCGTACGCCGCAACCAATTGCTAAATTGGCTGAAGAGATGCCTACTGTCTATGCCCAATTTGCTAAGATTGCTAACATATTAGAAACGCATTACAAAAATGTACAAGATATTGAATTTACCATTGAAAAAGGTACCTTATACATTCTACAAACTAGAAATGGCAAGCGCACTGCCCAAGCAGGAATCAAAATTGCCCATGATTTAGCAGCAGAAGGTTTAATTAGTAAGCAAGATGCCTTGTTGTTAATTGAACCATCTCAATTAGATCAACTACTTCATCGCCAGATTGATCCTGAAGCCAAACTTGATATCATGGCTACCGGTCTACCAGCCTCCCCTGGTGCAGCATCAGGAACTGTAGTTTTTGATGCCAACCATGCAGAAGAGTTAGGTAAAAAAGGGCAAAAGGTAATGTTAGTTCGCACAGAAACTACACCCGATGATATTCATGGCATTATTGCTGCTCAGGGTATTTTAACGAGTCGTGGTGGTATGACTAGCCATGCGGCTGTAGTAGCTCGCGGTATGGGAAAACCTTGTGTTTGTGGTTGTGAAGCAATCAAAATTAACTATCATACAAAGACCTTTGTTATTGGACAAACCATCGTCAACGAAGGTGATCTTATTTCCATTGACGGCACAACGGGCCGGGTGATGTTAGGTCTTGTGCCAATGAAAGATCCTGAGCTATCTTTAGAATATTTGACACTCTTAGATTGGGCTGACAAGTGCAAACTCCTTGAAGTTAGAGCGAATGCGGATAACCCTGCAGATGCAAAACGAGCGTTAGACTTCGGCGCCAAGGGCATCGGATTGACTCGTACGGAGCATATGTTTATGGGACAAGACCGCTTGCCTTTTGTACAAGATATGATTTTAGCAGAAAACTTTGAGGAACGTAGTAAAGCTCTATCCCATCTCTTACCAATGCAAGAGGAAGACTTTTATGGGATATTAAAAGTCATGGCCGGTTATCCCGTATGCATTCGTCTCTTAGATCCTCCACTTCATGAGTTTCTTCCTAGTATGAATGAATTACTCATTGAAACGACTAAGCTCCAAATGGCAGGAGAAAATATGCAACTATTAGCAGAAAAAGAAGGATTACTGCGAAAAGTTCGCACTCTCCATGAATCCAACCCAATGCTTGGGCATCGAGGTTGCCGTCTAGGCATTACCTTCCCCGAGATATATGAAATGCAAATACAAGCTATCTGCAACGCAGCTGCGCGTTTAACGCTAGAAGGCTACACCATTTTACCGGAAATAGAAATTCCTCTAACCATTGGTATTGCCGAGATGAACTTCTTTAAAGAAAAAATTGATAGTATTGCTAAAGCTACCATGGACAAGCATAAGGTAAATTTCCACTACACTTCAGGTACCATGATAGAATTGCCAAGGGCAGCACTCTTGGCTGGTGAGCTGGCAGAGTCGGCCGAATTCTTCAGTTTTGGTACCAATGACCTTACACAAACTTGCTTAGGTTTCAGTCGAGATGATGCAGAAGGCAAATTCTTAAATGATTATCTAGAGATGAAAATTTTAGCTGACAACCCCTTTATTACGTTAGACCAAAAAGGTGTCGGTAAGTTAATGGAAATGGCCGTAGAAAACGGCCGAAAAACAAGGCCTGATCTCTTGATTGGTATTTGTGGTGAACACGGTGGCGAAGCCCGTTCCATTGCATTTTGCCACCAAATTGGCCTTGATTTCGTTAGCTGCTCCCCTTACCGCGTCCCTATTGCTCGTTTAGCCGCTGCCCAAGCTGCGATTAGCAAGGGAGAAACTTACGGAACTAAATAA
- a CDS encoding M48 family metallopeptidase, giving the protein MTHSIARQAKITMIALVSLFIIFGVVPNGAQAAIISTQGEIDIGRDVGKQLEKQYGLVDDPALQERVTKIGMNMVAVSERKRLPYTFKVLNSKEVNALAAPGGFIYLFKGLVDLMPSDDELAGVIGHEIGHVVKRHTVHQIEKNLLMNVGFIAVFGDRGIALQSLAMDVIMAGYSRSDEREADYLGYVHSSKAGYNPYSMTMGLMKLSSLDQHYQYDLFSDHPEGKERIALIQGYLEKDHVHPKAQLTADKKGATVVDGTWKLPTITALYNGVTPLYRAYETAGALYRVSQLAEYNPDTYILDYDGDNIVINYNDIRILVITPEDALAYNTNQMELAGLYVDKLKEWDRKKL; this is encoded by the coding sequence ATGACACATAGTATAGCGCGGCAGGCCAAAATTACTATGATTGCACTTGTTAGCCTTTTTATTATATTTGGGGTGGTACCAAATGGTGCTCAAGCTGCTATTATCAGTACTCAGGGTGAGATTGATATTGGACGAGATGTAGGGAAACAGCTTGAAAAACAATATGGCTTAGTGGATGACCCGGCTTTGCAAGAACGTGTAACTAAAATAGGTATGAATATGGTGGCTGTGAGTGAGCGAAAAAGATTGCCTTATACTTTTAAAGTACTAAATTCGAAAGAGGTGAATGCCCTTGCCGCACCTGGTGGATTTATCTATCTGTTCAAGGGTTTGGTAGATTTGATGCCGTCAGATGATGAATTGGCCGGAGTGATTGGCCATGAAATAGGCCATGTAGTTAAACGTCATACCGTACATCAAATTGAAAAAAATCTTTTGATGAATGTAGGATTTATAGCTGTATTTGGTGATCGAGGTATTGCATTACAAAGTCTTGCAATGGATGTTATCATGGCTGGTTATAGTCGCAGTGATGAGCGGGAAGCTGATTACTTAGGTTATGTTCATTCGTCTAAAGCTGGATACAATCCTTATAGCATGACGATGGGGTTAATGAAACTTTCCAGCTTGGATCAGCACTATCAATATGACTTATTTTCAGACCATCCTGAGGGAAAGGAACGTATTGCATTAATACAAGGTTATTTAGAGAAGGATCACGTCCATCCAAAAGCTCAATTAACAGCAGATAAGAAAGGTGCAACCGTGGTGGACGGAACATGGAAATTACCAACCATTACGGCATTATACAATGGAGTCACACCCTTATATAGAGCCTATGAAACGGCAGGAGCATTATACCGCGTCAGTCAATTGGCAGAATATAATCCCGATACATATATCTTAGATTATGACGGTGACAATATAGTTATAAATTATAATGACATTCGTATTCTTGTCATTACTCCAGAAGATGCCTTAGCCTATAACACGAACCAAATGGAGCTGGCGGGATTATATGTTGATAAGCTAAAAGAATGGGATAGGAAAAAGTTGTAG
- a CDS encoding LysR family transcriptional regulator produces the protein MDFKKLQYFLTIAEEGQITKAAQRLHMAQPPLSHQLKVFEDELGVKLIERGSRKIQLTELGRALQERGGQILELIDKTEKELKELNEGLQGTLSIGTVAAWGATLLPDRISSLHEQYPGLNFQLWEGDGHRIRELLDTGVIDIGIVRLPFDSKKYESIRLPEEPIIAAISNVWGYDLSKPYTSLLELMNIPLILHRRNENVIEYYEQRGLQPRILCRHEDVRSMLVWADAGLGAAIVTRSAASLVQNNNLQYKEVIDPPLKVTAAIIWKRGRSLTVAARHFLESFAVDELGKNKL, from the coding sequence ATGGACTTTAAAAAACTTCAATATTTTCTCACGATTGCAGAAGAAGGTCAGATCACAAAAGCTGCTCAGCGTTTACACATGGCCCAGCCGCCGCTTAGTCATCAACTTAAGGTATTTGAAGATGAACTAGGAGTCAAACTAATTGAAAGAGGCAGCCGCAAGATTCAGCTCACTGAACTTGGACGAGCCTTGCAAGAACGAGGTGGACAAATTTTAGAATTAATTGATAAGACGGAAAAGGAATTAAAAGAATTAAACGAAGGCTTGCAAGGAACTTTATCCATAGGTACAGTTGCAGCTTGGGGAGCCACCCTTTTACCAGATCGGATTTCTAGTCTTCATGAGCAATACCCAGGACTTAATTTTCAACTTTGGGAAGGCGACGGTCATCGAATTAGGGAGCTCTTAGATACAGGAGTTATTGATATTGGAATTGTTCGACTGCCTTTTGATTCGAAAAAGTATGAATCAATACGATTGCCAGAGGAACCTATAATAGCAGCGATCAGCAATGTCTGGGGCTATGATTTATCTAAGCCATATACGAGTCTATTGGAGCTAATGAATATTCCATTGATACTTCACCGCAGAAATGAAAATGTTATTGAATATTATGAGCAACGTGGATTACAGCCTAGAATACTTTGCAGGCATGAAGATGTTCGTTCTATGCTAGTGTGGGCCGATGCTGGTTTGGGAGCAGCAATTGTTACCCGATCTGCAGCCAGCCTTGTTCAGAATAATAATTTACAATACAAAGAAGTTATTGACCCACCTTTAAAGGTAACAGCAGCGATTATTTGGAAACGAGGTCGTTCTTTAACTGTTGCTGCACGGCATTTCTTAGAAAGTTTTGCAGTAGATGAATTGGGTAAAAATAAATTATAG
- a CDS encoding HlyD family secretion protein: MSEVSSKISKKTIIIIIILLAALLAAGLSWWWIHSQRVVSTDDARVKGTIVAVSPKVSGRIEKVLVTDGDHVEAGQVIAILEKQEYEAQVEQAQGNLAAVQAKLAALEAGNRPQEIAQASASVAQQRANLNNTKKNAERAEGLYKQGAISEQQRDSAQTSLEVVEAQYASAGQSYNLSLEGSRSEDIAMAKAQVLQAQAALKSSQIQLDNVIIKAPVPGTVALKSVEDGEIVAAGQPIFSIANLDDIWIESNIEETYIGKVKVGQLAEFTVDSYPGEKFSGEVIAVGPAAGSQLTLLPAENASGNFTKTTQRLPIKIKIYPHENFSLKPGMSTILSIYIK; this comes from the coding sequence ATGAGTGAGGTAAGTTCTAAAATAAGTAAAAAAACAATAATCATCATTATAATTCTACTTGCAGCATTATTAGCAGCAGGTCTATCTTGGTGGTGGATTCATAGCCAGCGCGTTGTATCAACAGACGATGCCAGAGTGAAAGGTACAATTGTTGCTGTCAGCCCCAAGGTTTCCGGTCGTATTGAAAAAGTTCTCGTTACTGATGGAGATCACGTAGAAGCAGGCCAAGTCATTGCCATTCTTGAAAAACAAGAATATGAAGCCCAAGTAGAGCAAGCTCAGGGTAATTTAGCTGCTGTACAGGCAAAACTTGCAGCACTAGAAGCCGGGAACAGGCCACAAGAAATTGCCCAAGCCAGTGCATCGGTTGCACAACAAAGGGCAAATTTAAATAATACGAAAAAAAATGCAGAGCGTGCTGAAGGATTATATAAGCAAGGTGCTATTTCCGAACAGCAAAGAGACTCTGCTCAAACTTCTCTAGAAGTTGTAGAAGCACAGTATGCCTCAGCCGGACAATCCTATAATTTATCACTGGAAGGGTCCCGTTCCGAAGATATTGCTATGGCAAAGGCTCAAGTGTTACAAGCGCAAGCGGCTTTAAAAAGCTCCCAGATCCAATTAGATAATGTAATTATCAAAGCACCCGTTCCAGGAACAGTTGCTTTAAAATCAGTAGAAGATGGGGAAATTGTTGCAGCAGGACAACCGATCTTTAGTATTGCTAATTTAGACGATATCTGGATTGAAAGCAACATCGAAGAAACCTACATAGGGAAAGTCAAAGTTGGACAGCTGGCCGAATTTACAGTAGACTCCTACCCTGGAGAGAAGTTTTCAGGCGAGGTCATTGCCGTTGGTCCAGCAGCTGGATCGCAGCTAACTCTTTTACCCGCCGAAAACGCTTCCGGCAACTTTACAAAAACAACACAGCGCCTACCAATAAAAATTAAAATTTACCCACATGAAAATTTCTCTCTTAAGCCTGGAATGTCTACAATTTTAAGTATTTATATTAAGTAA
- a CDS encoding response regulator transcription factor, which translates to MRVLLAEDDKRFGNLLYQMLLRQDMQVNWVLSGDCALDVIRGEAYDVVIMDWMMPGMSGLQVCQKLREECYQGGILMLTAKDTVDDLVVGLEAGADDYLVKPFAFKELLARIQSVARRSKIMIKEKVVKAADLELNLTTRVATRGTRTIQLTGREFQLLEMLMQNFGRVLPKERILDHIWGLESEVSPNTLEAFVRLLRKKIDDPGEAELIQNIRGIGYKMGAKNDTQDS; encoded by the coding sequence ATGAGAGTTTTACTGGCCGAGGATGATAAACGGTTTGGCAACCTCCTTTATCAAATGCTGCTGCGACAAGATATGCAGGTCAACTGGGTGCTTTCGGGAGATTGTGCTCTGGATGTTATTCGGGGCGAAGCATATGATGTTGTTATCATGGATTGGATGATGCCCGGTATGTCTGGCTTACAGGTGTGTCAAAAGTTGCGAGAAGAATGTTATCAGGGTGGCATACTTATGCTTACGGCAAAGGATACTGTAGACGACTTAGTAGTTGGTCTAGAGGCTGGTGCCGATGATTATCTTGTTAAGCCCTTTGCATTCAAAGAACTATTGGCCCGGATTCAGTCCGTAGCCAGAAGAAGTAAGATTATGATAAAAGAAAAAGTGGTAAAAGCAGCAGATCTTGAATTGAACCTAACAACAAGAGTGGCTACGCGGGGGACAAGGACCATACAATTGACGGGACGGGAGTTTCAATTATTAGAAATGTTAATGCAAAATTTCGGAAGAGTTCTGCCCAAAGAGCGAATTTTAGACCATATCTGGGGTCTGGAGAGTGAGGTGTCTCCCAATACACTAGAGGCCTTCGTGCGATTGCTTCGTAAAAAGATTGATGATCCTGGAGAGGCGGAATTAATCCAAAATATTCGAGGAATTGGCTATAAGATGGGGGCAAAAAATGATACCCAAGACTCGTAA
- a CDS encoding DHA2 family efflux MFS transporter permease subunit, translating into MKYLVLCTVCLGTVLSSYVSSCTNIALPNIMAALNFDMNSIVWVSLSYLLPYGSILPLTGKLGDQFGAKKMYIAGLITFTIGSLLCGVASNSTTMLVYRIIQGIGAGMLLPNAMIIVVETFEAHERGQALGIWSAMAAAGSAMGPTIGGYLIENIDWRSIFFSVLPFCALSIVLAFFIIPKSKRNANSQADFWGATLLTISLSALLVALNKGQIEGWTSLYITMLFYLSFAAFVLFIVAELRVEHPMVEINLFRNVNFAIANILGFISFLALYGVMFLLPFFLKSILLYSSISAGVMLLPLTVTMVIFAPLGGGIADKFGSRIPAFLGIMLISFSIYLLTSINANYSARDFFIRLVLMGMGLGFTMSPLSNCAISSLSKDKVGMGSGILNLFKIIGGSIGVVFVETILSNSEVRHYQILSEYLNAPNRAPQEVFKILQALWGNQGMNSEMLTTAAHGWFTGEGFLVPQRYAIFKATLAKIVHQQANILSFEDVFYILAILCFCSSFLALFIKTNNHPPNLKK; encoded by the coding sequence ATGAAATATCTAGTTTTATGCACTGTTTGCCTTGGCACTGTGCTAAGTTCTTATGTCAGTAGTTGTACCAACATTGCTTTACCAAATATCATGGCAGCTTTAAATTTTGACATGAATTCGATTGTCTGGGTTTCGCTAAGTTATCTTCTCCCTTACGGTTCTATCCTGCCGTTAACTGGCAAACTAGGTGATCAATTCGGAGCAAAAAAGATGTATATCGCTGGCCTTATTACCTTTACCATTGGCTCTTTATTATGCGGCGTAGCCTCAAACTCAACTACCATGCTTGTATATCGTATTATCCAAGGAATTGGGGCAGGGATGTTATTACCCAATGCTATGATCATTGTAGTAGAAACCTTTGAGGCCCATGAACGTGGTCAAGCGCTAGGAATTTGGAGTGCGATGGCTGCTGCTGGCAGTGCTATGGGACCGACTATCGGTGGTTACTTAATTGAAAATATTGACTGGCGCTCCATTTTCTTCTCTGTGTTACCATTTTGCGCACTTAGTATTGTTTTGGCTTTTTTCATAATACCTAAGTCTAAACGTAATGCAAATTCACAGGCTGATTTTTGGGGGGCAACTTTGCTAACTATTAGTTTGAGTGCCTTACTGGTTGCCTTGAACAAAGGTCAAATCGAGGGGTGGACGTCTCTTTATATTACAATGCTGTTCTATCTATCGTTTGCCGCTTTTGTTCTTTTCATTGTCGCAGAACTGCGTGTTGAACACCCAATGGTGGAAATTAATTTGTTTCGTAATGTTAATTTTGCCATCGCTAATATCCTTGGATTCATTTCATTTTTAGCACTATATGGCGTAATGTTTCTACTCCCCTTTTTTTTAAAGTCTATACTACTCTATAGTTCTATATCCGCCGGAGTCATGCTGCTCCCTTTAACGGTAACTATGGTTATCTTTGCACCCTTAGGCGGAGGAATCGCGGATAAATTCGGCTCTCGCATTCCTGCTTTTTTAGGAATTATGCTCATCTCTTTTTCCATCTATTTGCTGACTAGCATCAATGCCAATTACTCTGCTCGTGATTTTTTTATCCGCCTTGTATTAATGGGAATGGGGTTAGGCTTTACCATGTCGCCCCTTAGCAATTGTGCTATATCATCCTTGTCGAAAGATAAAGTAGGGATGGGCTCTGGCATACTAAATTTATTTAAGATCATCGGCGGCAGCATCGGTGTCGTATTCGTAGAAACAATATTAAGCAACAGTGAAGTACGCCACTATCAGATTTTAAGTGAATATTTAAATGCACCAAATCGGGCACCTCAAGAAGTTTTTAAAATACTCCAAGCACTATGGGGTAATCAAGGAATGAATTCAGAGATGCTAACAACGGCTGCTCATGGATGGTTCACTGGGGAAGGTTTTTTAGTACCGCAACGATACGCCATTTTTAAAGCTACGCTAGCCAAAATAGTGCATCAGCAAGCCAACATTTTATCTTTTGAAGATGTCTTTTATATCTTAGCCATTCTTTGTTTTTGCAGCAGTTTCCTAGCTTTATTCATTAAAACTAACAATCACCCACCCAACCTAAAGAAATAG
- a CDS encoding pyruvate, water dikinase regulatory protein — MNTLYNGQTPAVYVLSDSIGETGELVVKAAISQFDGAHIEIQRKPYLKSSLQIDAVLEEASKTKSAIVYTLVRPDLKSALETKAHTLGLIHVDIMGPVISALQKITNLTPRNEPGLIRKIDEAYFAKVEAIEFAVKFDDGKDPRGLLQADIVITGVSRASKTPLCMYLAHKGIKAANVPLVKEIPPPPELFQVPAHKVVGLTIKPSLLFEIRRERLRAMGLQPSSSYANLERIVEELDYAQAIMRKIGCPTIDITNKATEETAARVLDFYRKGVAEQ, encoded by the coding sequence TTGAATACTTTATATAACGGCCAAACACCTGCTGTCTACGTATTGTCTGATTCCATTGGAGAAACAGGCGAATTGGTTGTAAAGGCGGCAATCAGTCAATTTGATGGAGCACATATTGAAATTCAACGTAAACCCTACTTAAAATCCTCTTTACAAATCGATGCCGTTCTCGAAGAGGCATCTAAAACTAAAAGTGCTATCGTGTATACATTGGTTCGCCCTGATTTAAAAAGCGCATTAGAAACCAAAGCCCATACATTAGGACTTATTCATGTAGATATTATGGGTCCTGTCATTTCTGCCTTGCAGAAAATCACCAATTTAACTCCTCGCAATGAACCAGGACTCATTCGTAAAATAGATGAAGCTTATTTTGCCAAAGTAGAAGCCATTGAATTTGCTGTAAAATTTGATGATGGCAAAGATCCTCGCGGCCTATTACAAGCCGATATTGTCATCACTGGAGTATCAAGAGCCTCTAAAACGCCTTTGTGTATGTATTTGGCACATAAAGGCATTAAGGCTGCTAACGTACCTCTTGTAAAGGAAATTCCACCGCCGCCTGAACTTTTTCAAGTGCCTGCTCATAAAGTCGTTGGACTTACCATCAAGCCATCCTTATTGTTTGAGATACGTAGAGAAAGGCTAAGAGCTATGGGGCTTCAGCCATCCAGCAGCTACGCAAATCTAGAGCGTATCGTCGAAGAACTAGATTATGCGCAAGCAATTATGCGTAAAATAGGCTGCCCCACTATCGATATCACAAATAAAGCTACTGAAGAAACTGCTGCAAGAGTTCTAGATTTTTATCGCAAAGGAGTCGCTGAACAATGA